Below is a window of Phycisphaerae bacterium DNA.
GTAGCGACCTTCACGCCATTCCGCACGAAGAACGCACGGTTGCCCCGGCGCGATAACCGCGGGTGTCAGCGAGCACTGCTTGAACACGGGCTTGGCGGAAGGCTTCGTTGTCGGCTGGCCGGCGGCAAGGGCCGAGTGCCAATCCGCGGCAAGCGCGGACGAACCTATCACAAGCGACGATTTCAGAAAACGGCGGCGTGTCAGCGACAATTGACGGCAACCTCGTTTGGAGAATTGGATTCATTACTCGTACGCATTGGACAGCTTACGTGCGTATCAGCCGAGCGTTGTTCCGTGGGGCCGTCCGCGGAACAACGCTCGATCCGGTCGCGAAAAGCGGGCATGCCGTGTTGGGCAACTGCTCGGCTTCACATCAGTTCATGCAGTTCTCGGTCGCAGGGCCACCATAGCACCGCTGGAACAGGCCGAAGTCAAGCTGGTCGACGTCCATGTCGCTGTCCAGGTCCGCCTGTTCGCAGGCCGATGTCGGCGGCCCGACGGCCGGACCGGTGACGCAGCCAAGCAGCAGTTCCAAGTCCGTATGGTCCACCATGCCGTTCTGGTCAAAGTCCGGGTTCTTCTGGCGCTGAATGAACTTGTCCGGGCCGACCGCACCCATGATGATCCTGACGAAATCGATGTCCCCGCTCCATGAGCCGGAGGTGCTGGAGGGATAGGTGTCCCCGATATAGAGCGGGGCCGAGTTACTGAAATCGCTACGGTAGCAGATGTCGGTAACGTCGAGCTGATAGTCCACGTAGAGCGTGACCTTATCGCCCGCCGCGTCGTAGGCCATGGCCACATGGTGCCACAAACCGTCGGCAATGCTGACGTTACCGACGATGGACGTGTGGCCGCCCTTCACGTCGTAGAGGTAGGCTCCCAGTGTCGCGGTGGCCACGCCATCTGTGGTCTTGGGCACGGTGCGCAGCCAGAATGACGGGCGCGTTGCCGGTAGATCGCTGGCGAGTCCGCGCTTGCCGACGATGTATCGCGCTCCGTCGGTACTGGTGGTGCGGATGACCGCCTCGACGGTGAAACTCACGCCATCGTTGAAGTCCAGGAGGGGGTGGTCCGGGATCGAGATGGCATCCTTGCCGCTGGTGAAGTTCAGTGCCGGTCCGGTCAGGTAGTTGGGGGAGCCGGGCAGGTATGAAGGCGTGGGACTACCGACGCCGGCGCCGCCGAGGCCGTTGCCCGAGCTGTCGATGATCGAGCCGGGATCTGTACCGGCGTTGCCGGATGTGGCCTCGCTGAACTTCCAGTATCCGATGGTCTGGCCCTGAGCGACGCAGATCTGGTCGTCGCACGAAGTACCCAAGCCTCGCCATTGGCCCACGCATTGGGCCTGACCGACGTCGGCGCAGGTGCCGTCGAATTGGCAGCATGCTCCGGTGCAATCGACCTGGTCACACGTCGTGCCCGGGCCAAAGAAGGTGCCGGCACATGCCGACTCTTGAGTCACCACGCAGGTTCCGTCGCCGAGGCAGCATGCTCCGGGCTGCGGGCACGTGACGGTCTCGCAGGTCGTATTGGCGCCGTTCCACTGGCCGTCGCAGGCCTCCAGTGTCGTGACGCTGCACGTTCCGTCGCTGTGGCAGCAGGCACCTGTGGCCACAACTTGCGGCCGGATGAACTGAGCGGGAGCCAACGCCTGCCCGGTCATCCGTACGAAATCGATATCGCCCGGCCAGAAGCCGGACGTATCACCCACGCCCGAGGTTCCGATGACCATGGGAACCGAATTGTTGATGACCCCGCACGACGCGCCGCTGCAAACACAGGGAATGCTGCCGTCGAGTTGATAGTCAACGTAAACGGCCAGAGTCGGCTGTGGCGTCGCGGTGGCGTTGTACACCATGGCAACGTGATGCCAGAGCCCGTCGGCAACATTGATCGTACCACTGATTCGGTCGTTGCCGCCCGTACCGATGATGATGCCTTCGAGCCCCTGGATAGCGACGCCGTTGACGGTCTTCGCGATTGTTCTGAACCAGAAACCTGGCCGAACGCTTCCGCTGGAACTGGGAGCTCGCTTGTAGACGATATACCTGTTGCCGGTCAGACTTGTTGACCGGACCATCGCCTCGATGGTGACGCTCATCCCGGCCGCGAAGTCGAGAGCGTTCGAATCGGGAATGGACACGCCACCCGTACCCGACACGAACCGCAGGGCCGTGTCGTTCGCGTACGTCGAGGCGCCGGTCACATACGTGGGTGCCGGGTTTCCGCCGGATGTTCCGTCCAGGCCGTGGCCGCTGACGTCGAGCACGGAACCGGCCGTCGTGCCCACCGAGCTACCGGCCGGCAGTTCGTTGAAGGTCCAATACCCGATCGGTGTCGGCGGACAACCCGTGGTGCAATGAGAACCCGAGCCTTGCCAGCCGGTTGGGCAGTTCGCTTGGGTTGTCTCCGAGCATGAGCCTTCGTCGGCGCAACAGGCCCCGGTGCAACTTACCGTCGCGCAGGTCGTGCCGGGCCCTTGCCATTCACCCGTGCAGGCATCGGCCGTCGTTTGGGCGCATGTGCCGTCGGGCAGGCAACAGGCTCCAGTGCAATCCGTGGTCGCGCAGCTTGTCCCGTAGCCGCCCCAGGAGCCGGCACACGCATTGGCCGCGGTGTCGCTACATGTCCCATCGTTTCCGCAGCAGGCACCCAGGCAGGTGGTGCCGGTACAGCCCGTTCCTGGGCCGCTCCAGTGTCCGTTGCATGCCGCTTGCGTCGTCTCGCTGCAGGTCCCATCGAGCTGGCAGCAGGCCCCGAGGATCGGGCAGGTCGTGCCATCGCAGGTCGTGCCCGGGCCGTACCAATGACCCGAACACCCCGAGTCCAGTGTGTTGGCGCAAGTCCCATCGTTTTGGCAGCAGGCCCCCGCGCTGAATTGCACGAACTCGGCGGGGGTCAGAGCGCCGACGGTGATCCGAACCATATCGATGTCGCCGTTCCACTGCTGGCCGGCCGTAGTGGTGTACCAGCCGCCGACGATGACCGGCGTGTTGGGGGGATCGATGGTGATGATGTCCCCGTGCACGGCGGCGGTGGTTCCATCTACCTGGTGATCGACGTAGAGAGTGAGGGTATGGGCCACGGCATCGTAGACCATAGCAACATGATGCCATTGCTGGTCGATGATATCGCGCTTGCCGTCAAGTGTCGTTCGGCCGGTTAGGTCGCCCACGGAGGCGTTGAGTTTATCGCCGCTGCCGTTGGCACGAAGCCAGAATCCGCCGTCGCCCGCCGCGTTGCGCTTCACCACGATGCCTCGCCGGTCGGTACCGAATGAGGTCGCTGCCGATCGGATGATGGCCTCGACGGTGAAGCTCGTTCCGGCCTGGAAGGCAAGAGAGGGACTGTCTGGGATCCAGACCTCGTCATCGCCGGTGGTGAAGTGCAGCGCGGCGATGTTGTCATCGTAGACGCATCCGGCCACGTACGACGGAGGCAACGAGCCCACACCGTAGCCGTTCAGGTTGTTCCCGCTGCTGTCGATGATGCAGCCGGGATCGGTGCAGACATAGCCCGACGTGCCCTCATCAAACCGCCAGTCGGCCAGGAGTTGCGCCTTGGCGGATACCGCTGACAAAAAGACACACAGCAGCAGGACCGACGTGACTTTGAACAGCTTCTCGATTTCCATGACGTGCACCTCTCTTTCTTGCCTCACTTCCGATCCATCCATATGACGAACCGCCGCCGGTGACGCGGCGATGAGATAGGCCATTCGTGCGACCCCCTCTCCGGTCGCGGCGAGCCTCGCGGCACGGCGTAGTTTGAAGGCCCTCAGACTCGGGATGTCAGGAGCGTGCTTCCTGATGGAGCTCGACCAGTCCATCTGGAAACCGTTTCCCCATCTCCTTTCTCGGCGGTACCCCGAACGCGGTATGCCGCGCGCCGCCGACACCGTCCTTACATTCCGCTTCTGACGGGCAGAATCGAACCTCGCTCGATCAGCGTCGATTGGATAATCACCCGCGGCGCAGCCGATGGACGCTTGCCCATGTACGCCGCCAGCAGTTCCGCGCATCGCCGGCCATGCTCCACCGGCGAAGCGGGGCCGATCGAGGCAATCTCCGGCGAAGCGAATCGATACAGTGGACTGTGGCGTAGGCCGATGACCTGGAGATCCTGGGGAACGCGAATGCCCATCTGGCTCGCGATCTGCAAGGTTGCCATCGCATACTCGGGCCGGATCGCGAGGATGGAGCGCGGACGATTCGCGCTCGACAAGAGCCGGCTGATTGCCCAGAAGTACTCCGTCATCTCAGAAGGCAGATGACAGTAGAACTCGTTTTCGGCGGGGCTCGGCGCACCCAGCTCATCCGCCGCTTGCTTCACGCCGTCGATCAGAAAAGCTTCCGAGCCGACCAGCTCGTGGCAGCACAAGCACGCGACAGGACCCGTTCGGCACAGGAGCCGGCCGGCGATTCGGCCCACGTCCACCATGTCCTGGTACACGCAGGGAAGGTTGATTTCCGGTTCGACATACCCGCGGACGACACAAGGGATGCCCTGGGCGTCAAAAAGGCGCTTGACCGCGGTCGGCATGCGCACGAGTACGTAGCCGACCTCGCAGGCCATCTCCTTGCCCTTTTCGAGCAGCTTCTTCACTTCGTCCAGCGTGGTTCGCGAATCGAAGTAGAGATGCCGCACCCACGAGTCGGGAAACACTTCCGCGAAGCCGTCGGTGAAGCCGGTCACCTCGACCTCGATCCCCATGCGTACTTCCCGCGAGTGCAGGGCAAAAACCAGAGGCGGCATTTCCTGCTTGAGTAGTTGGCGGGCCAGCTCCAAGGCGCCCTCGGCCACCTCCAGGCGACGGCCCGCATGGCGCCGGGCCCAACCCTCGCGCTCCGCTTGCTGCAATGCTCGACTCGCCGTGGCGACGGCCACGCCAGTGGTCTCCGCGAGCCCGCGCACCGATGGAAGCGGCGTTCCCTTGTTCAACTGCCCTGAAAGCACCTGCCGACGCAGTTGTCGAACCACTTTCAACGCCACCGGCCCAACGTCAGGAAGCTCAGCACACACGGGTCACTCCATCGCCAAATGCACGTTCCGACAGCCGCCCGCCCCAGAGCTCCTCGTGGGGTCCGCTGACTGCTTCTCGATACGCAAGACCTGACCTTCCACACCGACTCCTGGAGCTACATCGGCCACAATAAGGAACGAACCGAACTATCCATCTTGAAAAACGACACATGATGTTCTACTATAGCCACATGTGTATTACACCGACTAAGGGTTGCCGTGTCAAGCCCTGGGGGACGAGATGCGGGCGAAACCGGTCGCCAAGGCGGCGCCGGCCCGCCGACCTCCCCGGAAAAGGGGGGTTGAGGTAGACTGAGCACGACAAAACGGCACAGTAGCTCCTGTCACTAAGTCACGCAAGGATAAGAGCATGCGTCAAAGCACCATCAGGCGGAAACTGCGGACCGGGCAACCGGTCCTCGTACCCAAGGTCTGTTTCCTCGATCCCAACATCGTGGAGATCCTCGGCCTGCTCGGTTTCGACTGTGTCTGGATCTGCACGGAGCATAAGGCCATCGACCCCGGCGTTCTGGAGAACATGGCCAGGGCGGCACGGGCTGGCAACGTGGACTGTCTGATCCGAACGCCACGGCACGGCTATGACGACTTGGCTCGCTGCCTTGCGATCGGTGCCAGCGGCCTGATGATCCCCCACGTCGGCACTGCTGACGATGTGCGTGAAGTCGTCGCTCGCGCCAAGTACCCGCCCTTGGGAGCCAGGCAGCTCGAGCATGTCAACGCGGATGCCGATTTCGGCCTCGCCTCACTCCCCGATTATCTGAAGAATGCCAACGACGAGACGTTTCTGGTGATCCAGGTCGAGGATACGGACGCCGTCGCGCGTGCGGCCGAAATCGCGGCGGTACCGGGCATTGACGTTCTCTATGTCGGAGTCATGGATCTGTCGCTGAGCATGGGCATCCCGGGTGAAGCCAAGCATCCGCGCGTGCTCGACGTTATCCGGAAGATCGTCCGGGTCTGCGAATCGGCCTCGATCGCCTGCGGGACCGCAGCCATCGATCCGGAACACTGCCGCATGTTGAAGGACGAGGGCGTGCGTTTCTTCACCGAGCGATCGGACTGGCGCACGCTCGTGCAGGGGTTCACCGGAGTCGTTGAGTCCTATCGCAACCTCGGCTTCACCTTCGGATCGCGGCGATGACTGAGGTTCGGCGCGTGGTCGGCAAACGCAACTCTCCCGAGCGGGTCGTGGAGACGGATCTGACCGTCGCGGGTGCCGGCTTGGCTGGTGTGGCCGCCGCCTTGAGCGCCGCTCGGCTCGGTATGCGCGTGGCACTGGTCACTGACCGCTCCGTTCTCGGCGGCAACGCAAGCAAGGAAGTGCGCCTCGACGCCAACGGGGCGACCTGGTTCGGGCTCTATCGCCGCGAATCGGGCATCATTGAGGAACTCCTGCTCGAGAATCTCCACCGCAACGCCCAGGCCAATATCGAGATCTGGGATATGCTGCTCCTGGACGCCGTCCGCCGAGAGAAACGCATTCAGGTCTTCTTCGACACGGCGGTTTTCGAAGCAACCAAACGCGGCCGGCGACTCCAATCGGTCTCCGGTTTCCAGACCACCACCGGCCGGAAGCTCGACTTCCGATCACCGTGGTTCGTGGACTCGACCGGCGACGGCACCGTCGGCTATCTGGCCGGGGCCAGCTTCATGCGAGGACGCGAGGATCGGCGACAATTCGGAGAATCCTCTGCTGCGACGAGGGCCGACAGGGCGACCATGGGCAACTCGCTGCTCATGTCGTTCCGCAGGACAGATCACAGGATCGACTTCCGACCGCCGAGCTTCGCCCATCCGATCGCGACCATATGCAAGATGATCGAACGGAGCCAATTACGGTTACACGACGTTCAGCAATACGATCGCTGGGCGGTGGCGTTCTGGTGGATCGAGTATGGCGGCCTTCTTGACACCATCGCCGATGCCGAGGAGATCCGGGTAGAGCTCGAACGGATCGCCTGGGGCGTGTACGACTACATCAAGAACAGCGGTTGCGTCAAAGACGTTGAGAACCTCGATCTGGCCTGGATGCAAAGCTGTCCCGGCAAACGCGAGTCGCGGCGATTCATCGGCGGCCACGTCCTCACCGAGAATGACATCCTCAACGGTACTCGATTCCGCGACGCAGTCGCCTACGGCGGCTGGCCGATGGACGATCATCCACCGGAGGGCTTCTGGGGCGATCGCAGCTCCATCTCACGCCCCGTGAATCCTTACGACATTCCGCTTCGTTCGCTCTACGCGAGAGATCTCGACAACCTCTTCCTGGCGGGACGCGACATCAGCGTCAGCCATCTCGCCTTCTCCTCGACACGAGTCATGGCGACGTGCGCCCAGATGGGCCAGGCGGTCGGTACGGCCGCGTTTCTCTGCCGGAAGTGGCGATGCCCGCCGCGGCGGATGGCATTGGAGGAGGCTAGGATCGCCGAGCTGCAGGACTCGTTGATTCGCAATGATGCCACCATTCTGGACACTCCTTACGACATCCGGAAGAACAAGGCCCGCCTCGCGACGATCACTGCCTCGTCAACGTTCGGCCTCCAGAACACACGAACGCTTCGCCGTGCGCCGCTCGCGGATGACGCATATTTCCTCTGCTACGTCAAGGAAGGCATGCAGCGTATCCTGTTCAAGGCCGATGCCCGCCGAGACGCGAACTGCCGCATTGAGATCTATCAGTCGCCGCCGATCGCGTACGCTCCCGGCGAGCTGATCGATACCCAGACAGTCCCGCTCCCGGCTGGCCGAAACCGATGGTTTGCCGTCTCGCTGAAGAGCGTGCGATCAGACGGGCCGGTCTTCATCAGACTGCGCCGCAATCCGAATCTCGACTTGCACTATGGCGGCAGCCCGTTCACGCTATTCACCGCGGTCGATCGAAAGGAGGGCAGTTTCGACGATGTTCGGCATACCAAGTACACGCAAGCGGCGGACAATCTATGCTTCAGAACTGATCCTCCCGTTTGTGTTCACGCTGCGTCACAAGTGATCAACGGCCACACCCGTCCAGCCCTTCGACCGAACAGTTGGATCAGCCAGCCCGGCGAGGCGATTGCCTGGCTCGCACTCAGTTGGCCTGTCCCCACCACGATCCGCCGCGTCGATCTCTTCTTCAATCCCGATTTCAACGGGAGAATCAACAACTCCAGCCGCAACCCCATTCCTTTGAGGTCGACGCTGGTCAGAGACTACACGATTCGATGTCGCCAGCCGCGCGGATGGAACACTCTTTGCCGGGTACGAGACAACTACCAGCGATGGAACCGCCATGAATTGCCAAAGACCATCGAAACGACCGACGTGCGGATCGAGTTCGAGGCCACTTGGGGTGTCGACTACTCCGAGGTGTTTGAGGCGATTGTCTACTGAAGCTGCATGGATTCTGGTGGCGAGCGAGACGCTCGTCGATGGAATGCCTGCGTAGGATGGCATTCCCATTCACAGGTATCTCAAGTGGTCAGCTGGAGAGGATCGGCCTCTTCGTCGATCGGAGATCGAGCTCCCGCATCGTACAACTAACTTCGGAGAGCAGACTGCTCTCCACAACTCGTTCTCGGTGCTTCCCGGTTCCCCGTCACGCCGGATGACCAGGAATCTACCGCAGACGTGTATCCAACAGACAGCAAAGAGGATGCGCCTCAGCGAGCGCTTCCTCCGGACGGTGTGCTCTCGGTGCGACGACGGTTGCGGCCCAGCGGGGCGTTGGGTGTTCCCGGCGGTTTGTGCACACTCGCCCCCCTCTCCTCAAGCCATAACGCCCCGTCGCACAGACAGTTACGTTCCGGTCAACAGTATACGGAGAGGGCGGGATTCGAACCCGCGGTACAGACAAGCCGTACACAGCCTTTCCAAGGCTGCTCCTTCAGCCGCTCGGACACCTCTCCAGCACGCCGAACCCTCCGGGGCTACCGCCCTCTCGGGGCACACCACGGCGCCGCCTATCTATCGGCTGGTTCGCATCCTACACCAGAATGCGGCCGTGCGGCAAGAGGCCGGGGACTATCAGGCTGGCCGCGCTTTGGAGTACACTAGCAGCGCCCTGGCGCCAGAGGGAGATCAGCGGTCCGTGGCCATGTCGTGGCCGGGATATCGGACCAACCTCGGCCGGTGGCTCAATCCGTTTCAGTGAGATCATCTGATGATTGGCGTTGTTTGCGATCCGCGGCGGAAATCGGGCGTGGCAATCTTGATCGTCTCTGCCGTTCTGGTGGGTTCGGCGTATGCCGAGGTAAGGCCAGAACGGCTCCGATGCGAGTATGCCGACAATCCGCTGGGCGTCGACGTGTGTCGGCCACGACTCAGTTGGGTCCTGAAATCGGACGAACGCGGGCAGGTTCAGACCGCCTACCAAGTCCTCGTGGCGTCGACCGAAGAGGTTCTCCAGTCCGACCAAGGCGATCTGTGGGACACGGGCAAGGTCGCCGCGAACGACACCCTGAACGTGGTCTACGCGGGCAAGCCGCTTCAGTCCGGCCAGCGTGTGTTCTGGAAGGTCCGGGCCTGGGACAGAGACGACAAGCCCTCCGCCTACAGCGGTTCCACCTGGTGGGAAGCCGCCCTGTTCGATGCCAAGGACTGGACCGGCACGTGGATCGCCCGTGGCGGTCCGGCCCCCGAGAAGCCCGAGGATTTTTACCAGGATGATCCCGCCCCGCTGTTTCGTAAGACCTTTCTGGTGGACAAGCCGGTCCGGACTGCCCGAGCCTATGTGACCGGGCTGGGCTACTACGAGCTCCACCTCAACGGCAGGAAAGTGGACGACCGCGTGCTGGACCCAGGATGGACCACCTACTCGAAGCGGGTCCTTTATTCCGTGTACGATGTGACCGAACAGCTCAAGCAGGGGCCGAACGCGGTCGGTATCATCGTCGGCAACGGCTGGTATAACCCCCTGCCCATGAAGATGTGGGCAACCTACAATCTCCGTGACTTCCTCACCATCGGACGCCCGCGAACGCTCCTCCAGCTCAACATCGACTTTGCCGACGGCTCGAGGCAGTCGGTCGTGACCGACGCCAGCTGGAAGGTCGGCGACAGTCCGATCCTGAGGAACAGCGTGTACCTGGGCGAAGTGTACGATGCCCGAAGAGAGACACCCGGCTGGGATCGACCCGACTGCGATGACCGCAGCTGGCCCTCGGCGATCGTAGCTCCCGAGCCGCTCGGCGGCCTCCACGTCCAGTCCCAACCCCCCATCCGTGTGACCCGCACACTCAAGCCGGTCAAGCTGACTGAGCCGAGGCCGGGCGTGTTCATCTTTGACATGGGCCAGAACTTCGCGGGCTGGGTCCGCCTGCGAGTCAAAGGCGAAGCCGGCGACCGGGTCGTCCTTCGATACGGCGAGCTTCTCTACCCGGATGGCACGCTCAACTTCATGACCTCCGTGGCCGGCCAGATCAAGACCGCCAAACCTCCGGCCACCACAGCCGGAGAATCATCACCCTCCACCAAGATTGTCAGCATGGGCGGTCCGGGAGCGCCCGACATCGCCTGGCAGCGCGAAACATACATTCTCAAGGGAGGCGCGGAGGAAGTCTATACGCCCCGATTCACCTTTCACGGCTTCCGCTACGTCGAGGTCACCGGATACCCGGGTCGACCCGGACCAGACGCCGTCGAGGGCCTGCGGCTTAACTCGGCCGTCGCCCAGGTCGGCTCCTTTTCCTGCTCCAACGAGATGCTCAACCAGATCCAGCAGATGATCGAGTGGACCCAGCTGAGCAACCTGTTCAGCGTGCAATCCGACTGCCCGCACCGCGAGAAGTTCGGCTACGGCGGCGACGTCATCGCATGCAGCGAAGCGGGCATGTTCAACTTCGACATGGCCCGCTTCTACGCCAAAACGATTCGCGACCAGGCGGACGCCGTTCGCCCGAACGGCGGCATGACGGAGACCGCCCCCTTCGTGGGAATCGATGCGGACAGCGCCGGCTACGGCAACGGGGTCGGCCCGATCGGCTGGGGCAGCGTGCTCCCCATCCTGCAAGCTCAGCTCTACCAGTACTACGGCGACCGGCGGCTGATGCAGAGACACTATGCCCTGACCAAGCGATGGATCGAGTTCCTGGAGCAGCGAGCCAAGGACCACATCCACACCCAGTGCCTCGGCGACCACGAGTGTCTGGAGCCTAAGAGTGTCCCTTTGACCAGTACCGCGTTCTACTACGCCAACGTGCGGTCCTTCGCCAGGATCGCTCGCGAGCTTGGGCAGATCGAGGACGCCTCCCGATTCGAACTCCAGGCCGAGGGCATCCGCAATGCATTCAATGCCCGCTTCCTGAAGCCGGACACCGGAGTCTACGACAGCGGCACCCAGGCATGCCAGTCGTTCGCCCTCTACTGGGGCCTGGTCCCGCCGGAAGCCCGGGCCGCAGTGCTCGGCATCCTGGCCGACAACATCACCACCAAGAACAAGGGCCATCTCGCCACGGGCATCTTCGGAACCAAGTACATGCTCAACGCCCTGACCGATCTGGGCCGAGCCGATCTGGCCTACACCATGGTGAACCAGAAGACCTTCCCCGGCTGGGGCCACATGCTGCAAAACGGGGCAACCACACTGTGGGAGCACTGGGAGTTCAGCGACAATGTGTTCTCCCACAACCATCCCATGTTCGGTTCGGTTGGCGAGTGGTTCTTCAAAGCCCTGGCGGGCATCAACCCGGACCCGGCCGCCGTCGGCTTCGATCGCATCATCATTCGCCCACAGGTGGTGGCCGATCTCACCTGGGTCAAGGGGACCTACGACTCGGTCCGCGGGCCGATCGGCTGCCAGTGGCGAATCGATCGAGACACCCTGCTGGTCGACGTGACCGTGCCCGCCAACACCAAGGCCACCGTCTACCTGCCTGCCCGCGAACTCAAGGCGGTGAGCGAAGCAGGGCAACCGCTGAGCCAGGCGGTTGACGTCACCGTCCTGCCCGATGCCGCCGAAAAGTCGGTGGTCTGCAAAATCGGATCGGGCGACTACGCGTTTGCGGTCGCGGGCTTCGCCAGACCAGGCAAGTAGACGTCGTACCGGATGGTCTTCCCGCGGTACACAATGTCCGGCTTTTCGCCAAGCGGGGGCACACGCAGCCACCGCTTCACCACCACGCGCAGCCGTGCCGCCTGCATGGCGACCCGAACGAGCCCACCGGCATCGGGATCGTCGCCGACCACCATCCGGCAGATGCGCATCTCCTTCTTGGCCAACGCCGATTTCCCGCTCGGCGGGAACATCGGATCGATGTACACCACGTCTGGCCGCTGATCCTCGGCCAGCCGCGCCAGCTCGCTCCGAGCGTCTCCCTCCACCAGCCGCAATCGCCCTCGAAAAGCCCGGCCCACCTCGGCGTCGGATCCGGCGCGATCCAGCCCGTCAGCCAGCAAGGCGAACAACACCGGTGACCGTTCCACTGCCGTGACGCTGCAACCCAGCGATGCCATGACCCGCGAATCGCGTCCCAATCCGGCAGTCGCGTCCACGATGATCAGCGGCTTGCCCTTGAAGCCGATCGCTCGGGCAATGAGGCGGTCGGCCAAGCCGACGTCCTGGCGCCCACGAACCGGATGACCTGAAACCAAGTCGACAAAGATCGGCCGGCTCCTGCAGACCCCACCTTCCCGGAGCTCCAACCGCTCACCAGTCACGGCGAGAACCAGCAGGCGTGCGGCAACCGGCAATGCCGCCAACGGGAGCTGCAGCCGACCGGCCAGCACCGCGGCCCGGGCGCGCAAGGCCGGCGTCTCCGGATCCGGACAGACAACAACGGAACTCGTCAATTCGCCGGACATGGTGGAGCATGATCTCGAGGGAAATCCGCCGGGACGCTGGTCGGGGCACGGAGCATGCCGCCAGCAACAGCGGGTGTTGCTGATCTACCTCGACCGGCATGGACGGGGCGCCACCGCCGGTCCGGGTCGGCTCGACCAGCCACCCTACCTGCGCCTGTCGATGGGCTGATAGTCACGCAACCTGGCCCCGATGTACAACTGCCGCGGTCGGTGAATCTTCTGCGACGGCTGGAGATGGGCTTCCCGCCAGTGGGCGATCCAGCCGGGCAGGCGGCCGATGGCGAACATGACCGGAAACATGTCCGTGGGAATCCCGATGGCTTTCATGATGATCCCGCTGTAGAAGTCGACGTTGGGAT
It encodes the following:
- a CDS encoding family 78 glycoside hydrolase catalytic domain produces the protein MAILIVSAVLVGSAYAEVRPERLRCEYADNPLGVDVCRPRLSWVLKSDERGQVQTAYQVLVASTEEVLQSDQGDLWDTGKVAANDTLNVVYAGKPLQSGQRVFWKVRAWDRDDKPSAYSGSTWWEAALFDAKDWTGTWIARGGPAPEKPEDFYQDDPAPLFRKTFLVDKPVRTARAYVTGLGYYELHLNGRKVDDRVLDPGWTTYSKRVLYSVYDVTEQLKQGPNAVGIIVGNGWYNPLPMKMWATYNLRDFLTIGRPRTLLQLNIDFADGSRQSVVTDASWKVGDSPILRNSVYLGEVYDARRETPGWDRPDCDDRSWPSAIVAPEPLGGLHVQSQPPIRVTRTLKPVKLTEPRPGVFIFDMGQNFAGWVRLRVKGEAGDRVVLRYGELLYPDGTLNFMTSVAGQIKTAKPPATTAGESSPSTKIVSMGGPGAPDIAWQRETYILKGGAEEVYTPRFTFHGFRYVEVTGYPGRPGPDAVEGLRLNSAVAQVGSFSCSNEMLNQIQQMIEWTQLSNLFSVQSDCPHREKFGYGGDVIACSEAGMFNFDMARFYAKTIRDQADAVRPNGGMTETAPFVGIDADSAGYGNGVGPIGWGSVLPILQAQLYQYYGDRRLMQRHYALTKRWIEFLEQRAKDHIHTQCLGDHECLEPKSVPLTSTAFYYANVRSFARIARELGQIEDASRFELQAEGIRNAFNARFLKPDTGVYDSGTQACQSFALYWGLVPPEARAAVLGILADNITTKNKGHLATGIFGTKYMLNALTDLGRADLAYTMVNQKTFPGWGHMLQNGATTLWEHWEFSDNVFSHNHPMFGSVGEWFFKALAGINPDPAAVGFDRIIIRPQVVADLTWVKGTYDSVRGPIGCQWRIDRDTLLVDVTVPANTKATVYLPARELKAVSEAGQPLSQAVDVTVLPDAAEKSVVCKIGSGDYAFAVAGFARPGK
- a CDS encoding class I SAM-dependent methyltransferase, coding for MSGELTSSVVVCPDPETPALRARAAVLAGRLQLPLAALPVAARLLVLAVTGERLELREGGVCRSRPIFVDLVSGHPVRGRQDVGLADRLIARAIGFKGKPLIIVDATAGLGRDSRVMASLGCSVTAVERSPVLFALLADGLDRAGSDAEVGRAFRGRLRLVEGDARSELARLAEDQRPDVVYIDPMFPPSGKSALAKKEMRICRMVVGDDPDAGGLVRVAMQAARLRVVVKRWLRVPPLGEKPDIVYRGKTIRYDVYLPGLAKPATANA